The nucleotide window TATACCCGCCGCGAAGTAGATGTCCTTGACTCCACCGTACGGCCTCGGCCAGTACTCCTTGCCGTCCTTGGTTATCGGCGGGAGCGGAACGACGCCGAAGTCTATTCCGGCCTTCTTAACGTCGCTTATGCTCCACGGGCCGTTTATCATCATTGGGGCACGGCCCTCAAGGAATATGCTCTGCTGGGTTCCGTAGTCCGCGGTCGGTGCCATGTACGGCCAGATGTTCTGGAAGAAGAACTCAAAACCGTCTATCGTCTCGGGCTGGTCAAGGCCCGGCTGTTCTGTATTATCGTCGAAGTAATAGCCACCGAAGGCCTGGGCCCAGGCCGAGAGGAAGTAGGCGTTGAGCGGATACGCTATTCCGTACTTCTCGTTGTCAGGGTCGTTGTACTTCTCCATTATCGCCTTCATTTCGTCGAAGGTCTTCGGGGCCTCGCTCACCATGTTCTTGTTGTAGATGAGCGCGACGGTCTCGGCGGCAAAGGGCATGGCGTAGAAGTGACCCTTGTACTGCATGGCCTCCTGTGCCATCGGGGCGAAGCCGTTGAGGACGTCATCGGTGACGTAGTCATCAATCGGCTCGAGCATTCCCGCCTCAGCAAACTTTCCAATCCAGTCGTGTGCCCAGATGAAGAGGTCCGGCCCCTGGCCGGAGGGAATCGCCGCCTTTAGTGCATCCTCAAGGTTCGGCTTCTGCTCGAAGGTTATGGTGACGTCCGGACACATGGCCATGTACTCCTCGGCGAGGCTCTGGAAGACCTCGAGCTCGTTGGGCTGCATGGCGTGCCAGATGACGACCTCCCCGCTTCCGCACTCCGTCTCGGGGGTGGTTGTGGTCTTAGTGGGGCTCGGGCTGGAGGTGGTTGAACTCGGTGAGCTCGTGGTGGTCTCGGTTGGACTGGGGGAGCTGGTTGTTGAACTCGGGCTCTCCCCTCCACCACTTATACAGCCGCTGGCCACAACGCTGAGAACCAAAACCCCCACCAAAAGCAGGGCAAACAGTCCTTTCTTCATATCCTAATCACCCGCCTTGATTTTGGGTGATATAGTATCATCGACGGTGATATATATATCTTGCGCTTCCTTGATCAGAGTTGTTGGCCGTGCACATAGTTAGTCCCCCATGAAAAAAGTGGACCACAGAGGACGGGTTGGGCTGTCTGCCCTTTCCATTCATCCCACGGAAGAAGACGTCATGACGTCGTCACATGGAAGGCGCAGTCCTCTGGTTCCATCGGGTACCTGATCTCCACCCTGACCCTTTCGTCCCCGAGAACCCTCTCGTATATCATCGTGCGCCCCTGGAACCTTACAGGCACGAACTCGCCGAGCTGAAGTGCTCTGCTTTTTCTCCTAAGCTGTATCAGCCGTTTCGTGGTTTCGAAAATCTCAGTGTCCCACTTCCCCCGCTCCCATACCATGAACGCCCTCCCGGCACTTAGACCACCGCCCAGCCGGCCCCTGAGTCCGATTTCATCGCCGTAGAATATCGAAGGAATTCCCTTGTAGGTCATCAGGAAGGCCAGGGCGCAGAGGTATCTCCTTTCATCGCCCACAAGATCAAGGAAGCGCTCGGTGTCGTGGTTGTCGAGGAAGTTGTACATGGCGTACTCCGCGGGGCCCAGGTGGGCGCTCAGCAGCTCCAGGCCGTTGAGGAACTCCCCCGCGTCGATTTCCCCCTCCACAAAGAACCTGAGAATGAGCTCGTATAGGGGGTAGTTCATGGTACCGTGGAATGCGTCGGGAACCCAGGGCCTGGGGTCATCCATGACCTCCCCAACGAGGTACGCCTCCTCTGGCATGGCCTTCCGCATCTCCCTCCAGAGCTCCGGCGGAACGCCGTGGGCAACATCGAGACGCCAGCCGTCCGCTCCCCGCTCGAGCCAGTACTCCATCACCTCCAGAATGAACGTCCTTACCTCCTGGCTGTCGTGGTTTAGCCTCGGCATCAGCCACACCGAGTAGAAGCTCTCGTAGTTCCAGTCCAGGGATTTTATCAGGTGGTACCTCTCGGTCCATGGTTCTTCCGAATGCAGAATCCTCAGGAACTGCTCTGGAATGACGGGAAAGCCGGTTATGCGGTAGAACCTACGGTACTCACTTCCTTCTCCCGCCCTCACCACGTCCTGGAAGTACGGGTGGAAGAAACTCGTGTGGTGGAAAACCCCGTCGAGAATCAGCCTGCTGTCCCGCTTTTTGAGTTCCCCCACCAGCTTCCTGAAGACCCCCCATCCCCCGAGCTTTCTGTCAATCCTGAAGTAGTCGGTGACGTCGTAGCGGTGGTACGTCATGGACTCGAATATCGGGGTGAGGTAGAGCGCGTTTACGCCGAGTTCTTCGAGGTGTTCCAGCCGCTTTATTATTCCGGCCAAATCGCCCCCGTGGAAATCCCCCGCTCTGAGTCGCGTCCCCGGGGGCGTTCCGGGCAGGCCCCTCTCGAACCTGTCGGGCATTATCTGGTAGAAAACCCTCTCGTAGACCCAGCGGGGGGTTTCCGGGCGGTATGGAACGGCCCTGAATGGCCCCGTTTTCCTTATCACGCCTTCCCACGTCCGAACCTCGAAGGAGTACTCCAGTTCACCGTCTCCGGGCAGGACTACCTCGAAATACTCGAACAGTTCATCCCGGGCTTTTCTCCTCATCTCAACCATGCCCTCGCTTTTCGGGAGGACGAGGGTGGCCTTGGCGACTGTCCCCACTTTCGCCCTCAGGAGAACGTGGGTTCTCCCGGCAACGGTGTAAAGATAGGTCGCGCTCGGCGCGTGAAAGGGCCCGCCCCCACCGTTGATAACCGCGACGCTCGTTTCCCTTTCAAATTTGTACGAGAGCCTCCTGTAGGTCTTCCTCCAGGGGTTTTCGGGGTCGGGGGTAAACTCGCCGTCGATGGAGAACGCGTAGTGCCAGACTCCCTCCGGTAGCTTCACAACCCTCCTCCAGCGGCCTTTTTCCTTCCTCATCCGGAAGGAGCCTTCGTTGAACGCGTTGAAGCTCCCGAGCAGGTACGCGTACCTGTTTTCCGGTTTCGCTGAAATCGAGAACTCAACGACCGCGACCCTTCCGAACTTCTCGTCCGGTTCGAACCCGAAAATTTTATACACTTTCCTCACCCAAGATATCACCAGTGATGAATAAACTATCGCGAGTGAAACTTAAAAGATTGGAGGTTTTGGTATGAACGAAGAGGAAATAGTTGAAAAGCTTCAGAAGCTCGGTCTCACGAAGTACGAGAGTTTAGCTTACATAACGCTCCTCAAACTCGGCCCGAGCAAGGCTACGGACATAACGAAGGAGAGCGGTATTCCCCACACGAGGGTTTACGACGTCCTCAGTTCCCTCCACAGGAAGGGATTTGTTGACGTCATGCAGGGCTCCCCCCGTCTGTACAAGCCTGTCAACCCTGAGGTTGTTCTGGAGAAAATAAAGGAGGACTTCATAGAGGACGTTGAGAACCTCAAGGTAGCCTTCCTTGAACTCTACCGCGAGGTTCACGGCGAGGATTTACCGGAGATATGGACCATCCAGGGCTTTGAAAACACCGTTGAGCGCGCGGAGTACGTGATAAGGACCGCCAAGCACGAGGTTCTGATAAACACTCCCTTTGAGTTCCTCAAGCTGCTCAAGAGCGAGATACGCGCGAGGAAGGACATAGTCTTCGTCATAATCAGCAACTTCGATGAGATACCAGACTGGCTCAAAGGGAACAACATAATCCTCGCGAGAAGTGGAGGTGCGCCATGGCTCATGGCCAGCTGGATAATCGGCGACATCGACTACGCCCTGTTCTTCGGGGCCCTGCCAAAGGACAAGAGGAGGGAGAAGTTCTACTCCTTCTGGGCCAAGAGCCCCAAGATAATTCAGAACTACATGCACTGGTTCTACACCATCTATCTCGACAACAGCGAGATAATCAAACCCCTCAACTACGCCACGGCACCGAAGCCCCTCTCCCTCGTCAACATTAGGACGCTCATAACCGTCCTCAAGTACGTCGAGCTGCCGAGGAAGATTGAGGTCATCGGAAGGCTCGTTGACACGAAGGAGCCGGTGACCCTGGACGGGGAGATAACCGAATACGAGTACACCCCGCTCACCGCCAACATAACCGTGAATGCCAGCGGAAAGGAATGGAAGATCGGCGGCATCGGCAGCTACTTCGAGGACGTCGAGGGCGAGAAGTTCATCCTCCTCGATTGAACGGTTCTTTTCCTTCTTCATCTCCCATCCACTGGTTCATCAGGTAGGTGATGTCAATGCGGATTCTTATCCTTGGGTTTGAGTATTTGCCCGTTAAGGTTGGCGGCCTCGCCGAGGCAGTAACCAGCATAGCGGAGGGTTTAGTCAAGCTTGGTAACGAGGTCGTCGTTTTCACTCCCGACCACGGGAAGAACCTCGGCGAAGTCTCTGGCTCCTTCAGGGTCTCGACCTTTGGGGGAGAGGTCCCTGTAACAGTCAGAAAGCGCGAGCAGAACGGCGTTACTGTCTACTCCCTCGGAGGGGGACTCCTTAGTGAGAAGGATGTCTACGGCCCGGGCTGGGAGGCCCTATTACGAAAAACCGTCCTCTTTGGAAAGGCCAGTGTGGGACTTATGAACGGGCTGATTGAAACTTTTAAGCCGGACGTAATCCACGCCCACGACTGGCACACGGTCTTTGCCCTCGGCCTTTTGAAGAAGTACTTCGGTATAAGGAGTGTCTTCACCGTCCACAGGCTCAACAAGGCGAAAATTCCAGCCCACTACTTCCACGATGCAAATCTACCTGAGCTGGCACCGTATCCCGAGATAGACCCCGAGCACACCGCCGGATACATAGCGGATGCCGTAACGACCGTCAGCAGGAGCTATCTGTGGGAGGAATGGGGGTTCTTCAGGCACTTCGAGGGCAAGGCTACTCACGTCTTCAACGGCATAGACTGCTCCTTCTGGAACGAGGAGCTCATGGAGACGAATGACCTGCCCAGGGAGGAAAGGCGGAGGCTTGTTCTGGAGCGCTTCGGCCTGAGCGATGGGAAGGCCTTCATGTTCATAGGGCGCTTTGACAGGGCCCAGAAGGGCGTTGATACGCTCCTGAGGGCAATAGAGGTTTTATCCAGTGACCCCGCCTTTAAGGATATGCGCTTCATAATCATCGGCAAGGGCGATCCGGAGCTTGAGGCCTGGGCCAGAGCCGTGGGAAACCGCTTCTCCGAGAACGTCAGGGTGATTACCGAGCTCCTCAGCAGAGAGACCGTCAGAGAGCTCTACGGCTCGGTGGACTTTGTTATAATTCCCTCCTACTTCGAGCCCTTCGGTCTAGTCCAGCTTGAAGCCATGTGCCTTGGAGCGATACCCATAGGCAGCGCCGTTGGAGGTATAAAAGACACGGTGATAGACATCAACTCCGGCCAGAACGCCACCGGGATCCTCGTCCCGCCGAGGGATGCCTTTGCCCTAGCCAGGGCAATGGTGTTTGCCAAGGAGCTGGACGAAGAGACATTGAGAAAGCTCCGTGAGAACGGAAAGAGGAGGGCAAGGGGGGACTTCACGTGGGAGAACGCCTGCAGAAGATACATGAGGGTTTACGAGGGCGCCGTTGACAAGGCGGTTCCCTTCCTCCTTTGAGGTTTCCATTTTTTGCTAACTTGCTTATTGAGTAACTAAAATCTGAATAGAAAATTCTTTTAAATACTCTTCTGGACAGACCATAGTGTTACTGTATGGAGGTGGAATAAATGAAACGGTTCGCCGCGGTGTTGATGGTTCTGCTGTTGGCCGCTGCTGCCGTGCCTGGGGTGCGGGCAAAGGCGGTCTCAAGGGACGTCTATTACGGAGCCAACGCCCTTGGACTAACTTACTACACGCCGGAGAGCCTGGCGCCGATGTTCAACTGGACCACCAAGGAGATCGGTTACCTCCTGCTCATGACCCAGTACACTGACCCGGCTACCAACGCCACCGTCGTCATCAACAGTGCCGACCAGTACTGGGATCTTCAGAGGCTTGGACTGGCGATGGGACTGATGGACAGTGTCAGGATTTTCCTCGTCGAAAACTGGGAGTTCTACCCGGTCAACAAACAAAGGGTTACCGACATCATCAGCGACCCGAGTGTTGGTATCGCCAGCAGGTGGAGCATAATGAGCGCCAAGACTCCAGACAAGCACCTAAGAGTGGGTCAGTCTGCTTCGATTGGGTCACTCTTTGCGGATTCGTTCAATCCCGTTGGGGGGATTACGGACTATTACGGTGAAAAGGTCTGGAACCTCATCCATGACACCGGTGGAACCATCAACTTCGACGGTCTCTACGTCCCGTACAGGTGCAAGTGGACCCTCGAGAAGGGTAATTTCGTCGTCCCGAACAACGCCGTGATTTACAATCAAACAAGGGGCTGGATTGCAGCTCATGCCGGCGAGACGGCTAACGTCAAGGTCACCGTCACCTGTGACATGGGTGAGTGGCAGAACGGCGTGAAGATGACCGTTGACGACATCAAGAACTACATAGCCTTCTACTACACCTGGGCTTTTATTGATGTCTCCCATGACCCGTATTACGACAGCTCTCTCAGTGACACGGCCGCCAAATACCGGACCTACCTCGGCTTCCAGTTCACTGACAACGGTTACGTGGTTTACGGTAACTACGTCCACCCGTTCGCGGACGACGTTACCGCTGGCAACTACATCATCTACCCGAGCATGCCGTGGGAGATGTACTGGGCCATGGGAGAGCTGGTGGCCAATGGGGGTGCTTATGGAATCACTCGCAGGTACTCCTTCAGTAGCAGCGGTGAGAACCTCGTGCAGCTCGACCTCCTCACCAAGCAGCACGTCGATGACCTCGCCAAGGTTCTTCAGGCCATCTCCTCCAGCGGGGCCATGAGCACGTTCCCGGGCATCGACTGGAGTGCGGCCACGTCGAGGATAAATGCTGACCTGGACTTCTATTCCACCTACGACCACTTCGTTATCAGCAACGGTCCGTACATTCTTGACATGTACTCCCCGGAGAACCTCTACCTCAAGCTCGTCAAGTTCAATGGTCAGAGGAGCACCTTCAATAATGATCCAATGCTCCCGAAGGATGGTTATGCCGACGTTATAGAGTACCAGGGTGTCCAGAACGAAGATACCCTTCTCCTCCTGGTTGCTGAAGGCGAGTTCGACATTGGACTCTTCGCCTTTGGCGCCAACAAGTACCAGGGCCTTAGTCCAGACCTCCTGTCCAACCTTAGTCTTTATAATGTGGCTTCTTCCTCCGTTGATCTGACCCTCAACCCCTACCATGACCCGGACAAAGATGCTCCTATCGTGACCCTTGATACCGGGATCTACTTCAATCCCTTCGCGGTCAGGGAGATACGCTTTGCCCTCAACTACCTCGTGAGCCGCAGGTACATAGTTGATAATATCTTCCATGGTGGGGCTGCCCCGGCCCTTAGCGGCATCACCCCGAGCGATCCTGCCTCCAAATACTTCACCCCTGTCTACCGCGCCCTCGGACTCACTGAGGAGGGGGACTTCAACTACGCCATGAGACTCATCGACGAGGGAATGAAGAATGCTATGGAGCAGGTCGCCAGGTACGGCCACATCCTTGAGAAGAGGGACGATGGTTTCTGGTACTTTGACGGCCAGCCGGTTGAGGTTAAGTTCGTTATCCGTACCGAGGATGAGAAGAAGGACATTGGTCTGTACGTCTCTGATTTAATCGAAAACTACATGGGGTTCAAGGTTGATAGGATGCTTCTTGACAGGCAGAAGGCGAGTGAGATTGTTTTCAGGAAGCCGATTAGCAATTACGAGTGGAATCTCTACACTGGTGGTTGGGGTGCTGGTGGTCTTGGAAGCATGTACCCTGACTGGCAGATTTACTACTGGTACTCACCGCTCGGCTACTACCCGAACTTCCAGGACCCCAGGCACCAGCCTGAGGTTAATGTAGGCGACGTCCTGAAGGCCATTGGGAAGCAGTACGCTAGTATTGGCTCGTATTCCCAGGCCGTTCAGAACGCCGGCAGGGTTTTCTTTGTGTTCAACAACCTGGGCAGTCCAGACGCCTTTTCGACGGCGCAGTACATGTCCCGTACACTCCCCCTGGACGTCCGTACTGTTTCCAGACTGTCAGGGGAGTTCTCCATGGAAGAGGCCCTCAAGGGAGACGTGGTTATATCCGTTGGCGGGCCTCTGGTCAACGAGGTGACCGCAGAGTACGAGAACCTGGCCCTCGTTCATATGGAGATCGGTAACGGCAACATAACCATAGTTTCGCCGCAGGGGAACTTTGTATGGCTGGTTCCCAACCCGTGGTGGAACGTTACCCGGGGATACTTCATAATCCAGTTCTTCAATGACAGAACCACCGGGGCCCTGGTCGTAACCATCTATGGCACCGATGCAGACAGCACCGCCGCGGGAACGTACTACTTCCTCACCCACGTCTATCAGAACCTCGACGCCTATGGGGACATCAACTACCTCGTGGGCCTTTGGAGCGACACCGAGTTCGGTTCGGATATACCCCTTCCAGGTTCAAGCCAAGGCGACACCAGCGGATTCAGCGCGGGCGACGACATTACAATAGTCGCTATGGGGTGATTCTTTCCCTTTTATTTCCACCCGTAATCAGCTAAGAACTTTCTTTTCAGTCTTTTTATCGTTCCAGAGACGCCTAGGGTTCTGAAAATGGCCCTTGAGCCGTTTATATGGGTGACCAGCGTCAGGGCGAAGCGAAGCTCCTCCACGTGCTTCCTGTCAACCCTTACGATTCCTGTCTGGCTCTTTTCATCAAAGCGGATGAACCAGGGTTTGGCCTTGGCGGAGCCTAGGGTTCCGAGGGCGGAAAGGCTCGCGTCCCATATGGCCCTCTTTACTTCCTCCTTCTTAAACGGTCTCTCCCCGATGACCTGAAAGGCTATGTAGCGGCGCTTGTCCCTCAGGGTAGGTGGTAAATACTTCG belongs to Thermococcus camini and includes:
- the trmBL1 gene encoding HTH-type sugar sensing transcriptional regulator TrmBL1, encoding MNEEEIVEKLQKLGLTKYESLAYITLLKLGPSKATDITKESGIPHTRVYDVLSSLHRKGFVDVMQGSPRLYKPVNPEVVLEKIKEDFIEDVENLKVAFLELYREVHGEDLPEIWTIQGFENTVERAEYVIRTAKHEVLINTPFEFLKLLKSEIRARKDIVFVIISNFDEIPDWLKGNNIILARSGGAPWLMASWIIGDIDYALFFGALPKDKRREKFYSFWAKSPKIIQNYMHWFYTIYLDNSEIIKPLNYATAPKPLSLVNIRTLITVLKYVELPRKIEVIGRLVDTKEPVTLDGEITEYEYTPLTANITVNASGKEWKIGGIGSYFEDVEGEKFILLD
- a CDS encoding alpha amylase N-terminal ig-like domain-containing protein, with translation MYKIFGFEPDEKFGRVAVVEFSISAKPENRYAYLLGSFNAFNEGSFRMRKEKGRWRRVVKLPEGVWHYAFSIDGEFTPDPENPWRKTYRRLSYKFERETSVAVINGGGGPFHAPSATYLYTVAGRTHVLLRAKVGTVAKATLVLPKSEGMVEMRRKARDELFEYFEVVLPGDGELEYSFEVRTWEGVIRKTGPFRAVPYRPETPRWVYERVFYQIMPDRFERGLPGTPPGTRLRAGDFHGGDLAGIIKRLEHLEELGVNALYLTPIFESMTYHRYDVTDYFRIDRKLGGWGVFRKLVGELKKRDSRLILDGVFHHTSFFHPYFQDVVRAGEGSEYRRFYRITGFPVIPEQFLRILHSEEPWTERYHLIKSLDWNYESFYSVWLMPRLNHDSQEVRTFILEVMEYWLERGADGWRLDVAHGVPPELWREMRKAMPEEAYLVGEVMDDPRPWVPDAFHGTMNYPLYELILRFFVEGEIDAGEFLNGLELLSAHLGPAEYAMYNFLDNHDTERFLDLVGDERRYLCALAFLMTYKGIPSIFYGDEIGLRGRLGGGLSAGRAFMVWERGKWDTEIFETTKRLIQLRRKSRALQLGEFVPVRFQGRTMIYERVLGDERVRVEIRYPMEPEDCAFHVTTS
- a CDS encoding glycogen synthase — its product is MRILILGFEYLPVKVGGLAEAVTSIAEGLVKLGNEVVVFTPDHGKNLGEVSGSFRVSTFGGEVPVTVRKREQNGVTVYSLGGGLLSEKDVYGPGWEALLRKTVLFGKASVGLMNGLIETFKPDVIHAHDWHTVFALGLLKKYFGIRSVFTVHRLNKAKIPAHYFHDANLPELAPYPEIDPEHTAGYIADAVTTVSRSYLWEEWGFFRHFEGKATHVFNGIDCSFWNEELMETNDLPREERRRLVLERFGLSDGKAFMFIGRFDRAQKGVDTLLRAIEVLSSDPAFKDMRFIIIGKGDPELEAWARAVGNRFSENVRVITELLSRETVRELYGSVDFVIIPSYFEPFGLVQLEAMCLGAIPIGSAVGGIKDTVIDINSGQNATGILVPPRDAFALARAMVFAKELDEETLRKLRENGKRRARGDFTWENACRRYMRVYEGAVDKAVPFLL
- a CDS encoding ABC transporter substrate-binding protein is translated as MKRFAAVLMVLLLAAAAVPGVRAKAVSRDVYYGANALGLTYYTPESLAPMFNWTTKEIGYLLLMTQYTDPATNATVVINSADQYWDLQRLGLAMGLMDSVRIFLVENWEFYPVNKQRVTDIISDPSVGIASRWSIMSAKTPDKHLRVGQSASIGSLFADSFNPVGGITDYYGEKVWNLIHDTGGTINFDGLYVPYRCKWTLEKGNFVVPNNAVIYNQTRGWIAAHAGETANVKVTVTCDMGEWQNGVKMTVDDIKNYIAFYYTWAFIDVSHDPYYDSSLSDTAAKYRTYLGFQFTDNGYVVYGNYVHPFADDVTAGNYIIYPSMPWEMYWAMGELVANGGAYGITRRYSFSSSGENLVQLDLLTKQHVDDLAKVLQAISSSGAMSTFPGIDWSAATSRINADLDFYSTYDHFVISNGPYILDMYSPENLYLKLVKFNGQRSTFNNDPMLPKDGYADVIEYQGVQNEDTLLLLVAEGEFDIGLFAFGANKYQGLSPDLLSNLSLYNVASSSVDLTLNPYHDPDKDAPIVTLDTGIYFNPFAVREIRFALNYLVSRRYIVDNIFHGGAAPALSGITPSDPASKYFTPVYRALGLTEEGDFNYAMRLIDEGMKNAMEQVARYGHILEKRDDGFWYFDGQPVEVKFVIRTEDEKKDIGLYVSDLIENYMGFKVDRMLLDRQKASEIVFRKPISNYEWNLYTGGWGAGGLGSMYPDWQIYYWYSPLGYYPNFQDPRHQPEVNVGDVLKAIGKQYASIGSYSQAVQNAGRVFFVFNNLGSPDAFSTAQYMSRTLPLDVRTVSRLSGEFSMEEALKGDVVISVGGPLVNEVTAEYENLALVHMEIGNGNITIVSPQGNFVWLVPNPWWNVTRGYFIIQFFNDRTTGALVVTIYGTDADSTAAGTYYFLTHVYQNLDAYGDINYLVGLWSDTEFGSDIPLPGSSQGDTSGFSAGDDITIVAMG
- a CDS encoding ribonuclease P protein component 2 translates to MREKPKYLPPTLRDKRRYIAFQVIGERPFKKEEVKRAIWDASLSALGTLGSAKAKPWFIRFDEKSQTGIVRVDRKHVEELRFALTLVTHINGSRAIFRTLGVSGTIKRLKRKFLADYGWK
- a CDS encoding extracellular solute-binding protein; the protein is MKKGLFALLLVGVLVLSVVASGCISGGGESPSSTTSSPSPTETTTSSPSSTTSSPSPTKTTTTPETECGSGEVVIWHAMQPNELEVFQSLAEEYMAMCPDVTITFEQKPNLEDALKAAIPSGQGPDLFIWAHDWIGKFAEAGMLEPIDDYVTDDVLNGFAPMAQEAMQYKGHFYAMPFAAETVALIYNKNMVSEAPKTFDEMKAIMEKYNDPDNEKYGIAYPLNAYFLSAWAQAFGGYYFDDNTEQPGLDQPETIDGFEFFFQNIWPYMAPTADYGTQQSIFLEGRAPMMINGPWSISDVKKAGIDFGVVPLPPITKDGKEYWPRPYGGVKDIYFAAGIKNKDAAWKFVKWFTTSPEVIKELSLQLGYIPVLKEVLNDPEIQKDPVIYGFGQAVQHAYLMPKSPKMGAVWGGADGAINEILQDPENADIKAILEKYQQQILDNMNG